CAGATCAAAGGAAGCGGTAAAAGTGCGGGCGAGAGGGATCGCAATAAGGAGGGTATAATAAGAccgaggaaagagagaagaagtgaGCAAGGCTGGGACGAGAGGCGGAGTCGCTTTGATCAGAAGGAAGTGGGCGAGTTGTTGAGGCGGGAGAAttgggagagaaagggaagagagggaactTAAGAatgggttgtggtggtggtagtacgtagtatgACTGATAGCGGGGACGGGGGGGATGAGGTGACGGGCGCTGGTAATGACCGGTAACAAGTGGTCACTGGCAGCGCTTCCACCCAGTCATTCGGCGCGTATCAATCAATGTTCCAGTCAGCTGGCCCCGGAGTCACGTTCGCGGTGTATTTATAGTTTCTGTAAGTGAAAGATTCTATTGTCATGTTACTGGAGATCCCGAAAGTTATCTCTCTGCTCGTATGAACAGTCAAGGCACTCTCCGACTACCAATAGTTCTCTTGTCTACGCATTGACAGGGCTACCCGATGCCCAAAATTCAATCTAGCCGGCCGGGAATGGATGATCGTCGCTAATGGGTCCCCTAGCGGAACGCCGGGGAACAATCCTGATCTCAATAGTGAACTGGCTAGTTATCTGATTCTGGGACAGTGTTGCTTGGTGTCTCCGGATTCACACCTATTTCTGCATCTTACTGTATTCGTAAGAACGTCGGAAAGCCTCGTTCAGTGCAGATTGACCAAGAGTCAAGACAACGCGAGTGTTCCAATGGAGACAAGGGCCCGATGATATGCATGCATCATCGCTACCTCATGGCACTAAAGTCGAAATTCGCAGTGGGTCTTTCTCGGTTGGCGCTTGACAGATGTAACTCTGCCCGAAAAAAAGTCTTAAATCCGCTTTTCGGGGTAGCGATATTGTGCTATTGTAGTGCTAAACAGCTAGGCAAGATAGTAAAGGTGTTGCTTGGTTGAATGGGAGCATACCTCTTGGGCGACAAAGTATCAGGATTGGCTAGGCAGTCCACCCCTGCTTTAGAATGTACCGGTGGTATCTGGATCTTGGCAGCCCTGAAGATCGCTTTGTTCTTCATATTCGAACTTACCATGGTAGAGAAAGCGTTgatggaaggatgatgagtgCCTGCCATTTGATTGGACCACTCCCCTGCCTCAGGTGTCCATCGGCGCCTAGCCAAGGGAATGGAACATCAACAACTCGCATCAacctcaccatcaacaccaacatctTCTGCACACTCTTTCTTCACATTCCTTATCATCTCTCGCTGTTTCTACTCATAATATACTGTCTGCTGCTTTATCTACTCATCTAACCTCGAGCACAAGTTACACTACCCAGCGTTGACTCCTATCGCCAAACATGGATTCCCCATCACCCCAGGGCCCCTCGGCCCAAAACTCACCCAAACCCGACCAAGCCAAACTCACTCACAGACCAGCCAATCGTAAACAATCTTCTGATTCTTCCTCAAATACCCAAAATGCACCTATACCAGACGACAAGCACGGTGCCGATTTGCCAATGACCATGTCCGCCTCGGTGGTGCTAACCAGCTTACCCCGCGATGCCCATCAAGCATTGGCGGACGCTGAGGCTGTCGATACGGGAAAAGGCAAGTAAAACCACtaccagtactactacattTTCACTGCCCCAATATGTTTCAAATGCTCCCTCGTTTACAATGATGAGCCTGTTTCGAGCTCCAGACTGGCCCCTCACTGCTGGCCCCCATATCTATTTACGCCATGCGGCTTATCGGGACAAGCCATATGTTGACAGAAAACTAACGGTGCACCAGTTACCGTTCGCTTTCAGCCACTGCCTTCAGCTCCCATCCTGAAGAACCGTGTGTTCAAAATCAGTGCCTCACAAAAGTTCGAAACAGTCGTGAAGTTTCTCAGGAAGAAGCTGGACTGTAAAGAATCCGACTCGGTATTCTGTTATGTCAACAGTGTGTTTGCTCCTGGATTAGACGAAGGTGTGGGTGGTTTATGGAGGGTAAGCCGTCTTGATACGTGGATCTAAGCCACTCGTTTACTTACAACATTCAGTGTTTCAAAACTGACGAGCAACTTATCGTTGCTTACTCTATGACGCCCGCTTTCGGCTAATGATGAGCAAAGGTTGATGTGGTTTAGTGCAACAGCTGTCTGGACTATTTACAGGTAATCTTGCTGAACCAGATACATCTCAACAAGCTAACATGGAATGTGAGTAGGAAGGCAACTATGCGCAAAAATCGTCAAAGGTCATTTGACAATGTATGAGAATTATGGACATGAACATGAAATACCAAGGTATCACAGAAACGACTTGCCGGACATGATATGCATTATATGCTGCTTCAAAGGAGTTGAATCAAACAACGCTTGCAGCATGAGACACTAGGACTCAGGGTGGGTTCCTGAGCAATTATTCTTTGTGAAAATGCTCGATGGCCTTTTCAAACTCGGCCAATTCCTCCTTCGCAATGGGGTAGGTGTATTCTTCGGAAGGATACGCCCGGCTCTTGACTTCATCACGGTATTGTTGGATACCCCTAATAGCCTCTCCCCAGACGTCGCCATACTTCTTGACAAATTTGGGAAGGAACCGGCCCGGGGGATAGTTTCCGGTCATATCAATCTGGACCAGGACTTGTCCGGAACATCCGTTTCCAGCACCAATGCCAATCGTGGGGACACGCAACTTCTTCGTGATGAGGGCGGCAATCTCAGCGGGCACCGCTTCCAAAACCATCATGAATGCGCCAGCCTCTTGGACAGCTAGAGCATCCTTCAGAAGCCTCACTGCGCTGGCGGTCGTTTTGCCCTGAACCCGGAATCCTCCAAGAGCATGTTGACGTTGAGGCGTAAGCCCGATGTGACCGCACACAGGTATACCAGCTTGCGTGATACGTTTGATGGACGGGGCCATCTCAGCACCACCCTCGAGCTTTATAGCCTGGACGCGACCCTCCTTCACGATGCGGATGGCAGACTGAACAGCCTGCTCGGGGGAGACTTCATAAGATCCCATAGGGAGATCGGCGACCTGCAAGGAAACCGCACGTTAGTATGAACATTCTCTCAAGAAGAATGGTATGGGCACGAACCGTGAATGCACTCTTGACAGCACGTGCAACACTCCGACAGTGCAACAACATCTCGTCCATGAGGATCTCGCTCGTATCCTCCATGCCGAGGGCGACCATGGCCAAGCTGTCACCGACCAGGACCACGTCCATCCCCGCCATCTCCGCAACATGGCCACTGGGGAAGTCATGCGCCGTAAGCATCGTAATTGGCTCACCCTTCTTGTAGAGGTTCCGTAACGTCTGCATAGTTACCTTCTTCCGGGGATTGGCCGAGGTGGCCCCCAGCGGAGAATGAGAGCTATACCGTTTCTGAAGCTCCGTCGGAGCAGGAGTGGCGATGGCATGTCGGCCGGCGAGAACCGAGAAGACTGGAGCGGATGCAGCCCGACAGCGAACGGACGTCCTCGCCAAAGGCACTAGCAATTGCGCCGATAATCTCGAGGCCATGATGATAGCAAAAAGCGACGTATAGATATGAAACGAAGCAGAATTCGCTttgagaaaaaagaagaaagaagagcgaCAACACCAGTCGCCCCTGAAGAGGCAAATTTAGGGAAAGCTGGAGGCAAACCGCAAGAAGCCGAAAGCAGCAAACACGCAGGTACGCACAAGCACCGATGGGCGTGGAAAGACCGAGTCGGAAAACGGAGCGACGGgccaaagaaaaaaagggctAATGTCGTCACTACCCGTGGGCAGCAAactaaaaagaataaaaagggaaggggaaaagaagttCCTTCAGGTTCTGGATCGTtatcaaaaaagaaacttaTTCAATACCCCACATAAACCCCTGGCACAGTCACAATGGTTGACACTGAGAGAACACAACAAGAGGTTCACAATAAGAAGTTAAGCTGAAAAGCAAATTCAGTAGTACATAACATCCCAATAAAAGTTTCCTACCCGCCACCCCCACGACCCGAGGTCTCTCTTATATAACCCAAAGCCCTGGTATAGATGATGCCGCGTAGTCCGGATCATCCACCCAGAGTGAACATCAAAGTTCCCAAAAAACCTTAGCTTATTTAATGGATGAAAATTAGTTAGTGCCAATCCCCCAACATTTCGTCGGCATTATTCACGCTTTACCCGATGCGGATGGATTATGCTCCGTCTTAGGGGCGGATACTTACATGCAGGTGATTCCActgctttcttccttttttcttttctgtttttcCGGGCCGAGGATTTTGGGAGTGGGCCGAGGTTGGTGCGAGTCAGTACGTAGTGATACAAGTTACTGTGTAGATTGAAGAACTGGAAGATTTAATGTGGTTTTATGTTTTTGCTGCAAGGATGGAATTAAAATGgatagtgtgtgtgtgtgtgtgggtaAGTAATAGGTTTGTTCCATTTATATGCCTACAGCCTATGCTCTAGCTACTTCTGTAGTTATAGCTAAaggctagtagtagtagtagtatagtgaCACACGATGTCCAGCCAACGAACTTGAACTCATAGTGAGACACGACatcagaaagaaacaaaaaggtgaaaagaagaaaagaaaataaccaCCAAGCTCGTAAGCAGCAAGCAAAACAAAAAtctcaacatcaacaccagtcCAGACATGTACCGCCATGTCTTTTGTATGCAACCAACCTCCCCTCGGTTTATTCGagtacatccatccattcatccatccatctgcccATGGTATGgtaagaacaagaaaaggcaAAATGCAAAaaaaagatactatataggaaaaagacagaaaagaaagtaagggagagaagaaaaaatgtATGCAATCCTCGACACCATTGAAGTATAAGCTTGTCTTCCCAATGCGCGCGGTGTGTGTGCatggatgcatgcatgaatgtatgtatgtccTGGATGTCGCTGAGTCCCATGTGTCACCTGCCTTAGTTCATTGGTTCGTTTTGtttattgtttttgttttttccttCTGGTTCCTCATTTCCAATATGattctgtttctttctttctgttttttCTGTACTGATGTGGGGTTTCCAAAATCTTCTCAAAAATTCGTCGCTGGCGAGGCCGTTAGATGCTTTTCATTCATCAGTCAACAGTATGCAGGGATATGGCATGCAGAATCCAAGGACGCCGATTGTGCACCAATTACAAGGGGGGACCGAATTGTGAATGGAAGTGGTGATAGCATATAAGGAAAGGGGAGGATGAAGCAATAGAAATGCAGTATTAATCGCATCGTCTGTCGATAGTTGTACGTAGGCTTGGACAATGATTGGATGACGGGTGTATATGCCAGTGTTATGAAAAGACGAGCTGAATATCTTCACATATTAACACGGCTGAGCGGCTAGCAGATCATCTCCGCGGGCAACGCTGCAGCCAGTTCAGTCCAGGGAAATAGACGAGCCGCAACGAATTTCatatcctttcctttcattctCGAACGCACGGCCTGCTTATAACCCTGGGACTCCTTCCGCACCAGATTTCACAGGCCTCTCCAGCTGATAAAGTAAGGCATCGAGCTCGGCCCAGTTCGCTCGGTTGGTCGCAAAGCGGCGGTGTTTTCGGGTCACAATGTGCTGCCAAAGGTTAGCATTGTCGTTTCTGAATCTAGAGCTTCCAAACTAACCTCTTCAAAGTCGTCGAACTTGTCCCTGCAGTTCTCACAGTAGCCTGGCTTAGGGTCTCTCcgtctctccttctttttcggTATTATTATGGTTTTTCGATCACCGATCCGCCGCTTAGGAGCGCCACTGTTCTCCAATTGCGTTGATTCCTCTTCCGGGACGTTTACAAGCTTTTTAGGCGGTTGCATATTGCCGAGGCTGTTCTCCAATGGTTTCGTCTTCAGCGGTGCGGATCCATCTACGGCGTGGTGTGATGGAGGCACAGTGCCCGTTGCAAGCCCTCCGTTTCCTTTTTCGAGCACCTTTCTCTTGAGTTCATGGACTTCCTTGCTCAGGCCAGCCTTGGCACCGGGTGCCGCAGCAGTCGATGAAACCATTTGCGAACGAATGGCGGACGTAATATTCGAGGGTTGTACACCTGATGCGGCAGGTTCACGGCCATGGAAAAATGGCCCCTTCCgttgcggaggcggaggcacGAAGCTCTCGGAGCTTTTCCTGGGCGATAGTTGCTTTGTGGACTGAGTATCCTGGAGTTCAAGCTGGGGCTCAAGGGGCGCCTCTTCTGTTTGGCCCAATTCGGGAGTCTTATCCTCGGGCTTTGTACCCTTCCTATGAGTTTCTGGTGCATTTAGTTTCGCGTCTGGAATGTCTTGTACAGGAGCAGCATTAGCAACAGCTCTTTCGTCCCTTTCCTGTCTCTCCGTCCTCTCTTTTATACGGGCGCGTTGGCGATCGATGTCTTTCTGTGTAGGGGGATCCTCAATGAACGGGCACTTTCCTAGGCGTGCACTTCGGAATTGCGGCCATATACCATCCTGCCGCCTTGCAACTTTCGGGTATTCTCGCACCATCACAGGGCGCGTCTTTTCGTCCATGTCGTGGACATATATGAAAGGGCCCTTGAACATAACCAGCTCCTTCAGGACCGAGAGGGGATTGCGATCCGACGGGCCATTCAACTCATTCTGAAGCACTTGCGAAAGATCGTTTTCACCCCGAGCCCTAGCATGACCACCAGCAACATTGCTGTTTCGCGTCGCGTGGCCATCATGTCCTCCGACATCGCCATCATTGATCGCCGTGATCATGCGCTGCAGTTTCTCAATCGCCCAAATCTTCATTCCCATTTGGCGGGCTCTGTGCAAAACGTCCATGCCCTTTTGTTCCCGTCGTGCATCATTTTTCAAGGTCATATGAAGGTGGGTATCGGCGCACTTCTCGAGCAGGGATGGGTTTACTGTTTGCAGTGAACCATCCGCCGCCGCTTGCTCCGCCGA
The window above is part of the Aspergillus luchuensis IFO 4308 DNA, chromosome 8, nearly complete sequence genome. Proteins encoded here:
- a CDS encoding protein serine/threonine kinase activating protein nimO (COG:L;~EggNog:ENOG410PFPA;~InterPro:IPR036420,IPR038545,IPR006572,IPR013939;~PFAM:PF07535,PF08630;~go_function: GO:0003676 - nucleic acid binding [Evidence IEA];~go_function: GO:0008270 - zinc ion binding [Evidence IEA]), which gives rise to MAAVFVPPSPRSSLNMSTRRPLANVPNATNSPHRSGLVPAKRLRPTSNQIDIPYGQPPPKKQVVDGQEADARSPSRTRASAYQNTDSKLFLRRTNNAQPSAFERKLVAVRDKERQSQMKGTRHERPSAETLDSIRQWQRHYRKAFPQFVFYFDSIPEDVRSKSSRQVLALGAREEKFFSRLVTHVVTSRPIPPENGPTNAPEYNAESAEQAAADGSLQTVNPSLLEKCADTHLHMTLKNDARREQKGMDVLHRARQMGMKIWAIEKLQRMITAINDGDVGGHDGHATRNSNVAGGHARARGENDLSQVLQNELNGPSDRNPLSVLKELVMFKGPFIYVHDMDEKTRPVMVREYPKVARRQDGIWPQFRSARLGKCPFIEDPPTQKDIDRQRARIKERTERQERDERAVANAAPVQDIPDAKLNAPETHRKGTKPEDKTPELGQTEEAPLEPQLELQDTQSTKQLSPRKSSESFVPPPPQRKGPFFHGREPAASGVQPSNITSAIRSQMVSSTAAAPGAKAGLSKEVHELKRKVLEKGNGGLATGTVPPSHHAVDGSAPLKTKPLENSLGNMQPPKKLVNVPEEESTQLENSGAPKRRIGDRKTIIIPKKKERRRDPKPGYCENCRDKFDDFEEHIVTRKHRRFATNRANWAELDALLYQLERPVKSGAEGVPGL
- the ATG12 gene encoding ubiquitin-like protein ATG12 (BUSCO:EOG09265EKJ;~COG:O;~EggNog:ENOG410PRAB;~InterPro:IPR029071,IPR007242;~PFAM:PF04110;~go_component: GO:0005737 - cytoplasm [Evidence IEA];~go_process: GO:0000045 - autophagosome assembly [Evidence IEA]), with product MDSPSPQGPSAQNSPKPDQAKLTHRPANRKQSSDSSSNTQNAPIPDDKHGADLPMTMSASVVLTSLPRDAHQALADAEAVDTGKVTVRFQPLPSAPILKNRVFKISASQKFETVVKFLRKKLDCKESDSVFCYVNSVFAPGLDEGVGGLWRCFKTDEQLIVAYSMTPAFG
- a CDS encoding 3-methyl-2-oxobutanoate hydroxymethyltransferase ECM31 (BUSCO:EOG09263FTE;~COG:H;~EggNog:ENOG410PHZX;~InterPro:IPR003700,IPR015813,IPR040442;~PFAM:PF02548;~go_function: GO:0003824 - catalytic activity [Evidence IEA];~go_function: GO:0003864 - 3-methyl-2-oxobutanoate hydroxymethyltransferase activity [Evidence IEA];~go_process: GO:0015940 - pantothenate biosynthetic process [Evidence IEA]) → MASRLSAQLLVPLARTSVRCRAASAPVFSVLAGRHAIATPAPTELQKRYSSHSPLGATSANPRKKVTMQTLRNLYKKGEPITMLTAHDFPSGHVAEMAGMDVVLVGDSLAMVALGMEDTSEILMDEMLLHCRSVARAVKSAFTVADLPMGSYEVSPEQAVQSAIRIVKEGRVQAIKLEGGAEMAPSIKRITQAGIPVCGHIGLTPQRQHALGGFRVQGKTTASAVRLLKDALAVQEAGAFMMVLEAVPAEIAALITKKLRVPTIGIGAGNGCSGQVLVQIDMTGNYPPGRFLPKFVKKYGDVWGEAIRGIQQYRDEVKSRAYPSEEYTYPIAKEELAEFEKAIEHFHKE